In a genomic window of Candidatus Manganitrophaceae bacterium:
- a CDS encoding metallophosphoesterase family protein, protein MPSPSIRSIKIIFIVFSLLLVRFIALSQSIPETAATISRGAYLQDMTSSSIIIRWKTAEKSIGKVWLGRAPTDLKQMIEEKKGTTDHALSVTGLTPETTYYYAIGAAGGILEGKDPSHFFVTAPPAGRSTPTRIWVVGDSGTGDPRAKSVRDAYLSYAGSHRADLWLMLGDNAYPRGADESYQSALFDIYPTLLPNTTLWPTIGNHDTSGGFFSSKKSAYFDIFTLPQSGEAGGVASGTEAYYSFDYGNIHFVSLDSNQNDRSVRGPMLTWLKKDLAANRSEWLIAYWHHPPYSKGSHNSDVEDQLIDMRKNALPILEERGVDLVLSGHSHSYERSFLINGHYGPSSTFTKEMILNSGDGRADGTGPYVKPGKREGHQGTVYVVAGSAGHTGRGDLNYPAMFTSLGVLGSLVLDIDHHRLNGTFIDNSGKIEDHFTIEKK, encoded by the coding sequence ATGCCGTCCCCTTCGATTCGATCCATTAAGATCATCTTCATCGTCTTTTCTCTGCTCTTGGTCCGTTTCATCGCCCTGTCACAGTCGATACCTGAAACGGCGGCCACGATCAGTCGCGGCGCCTATCTTCAAGACATGACCTCTTCGAGCATCATTATCCGATGGAAGACGGCGGAGAAGTCGATCGGCAAGGTATGGCTCGGCAGGGCGCCGACCGATTTAAAACAGATGATCGAAGAGAAAAAAGGGACAACCGATCATGCGCTCTCAGTGACCGGACTGACGCCTGAGACGACGTACTACTATGCGATCGGGGCGGCGGGCGGAATTTTAGAGGGAAAAGATCCGTCGCATTTCTTCGTGACCGCCCCTCCGGCCGGCCGCTCGACACCGACCCGCATTTGGGTCGTCGGCGACTCCGGAACAGGCGATCCACGCGCAAAATCGGTACGAGATGCCTACCTCTCTTATGCCGGAAGCCATCGCGCCGACCTCTGGCTGATGCTCGGAGACAATGCGTATCCACGCGGGGCGGATGAGAGTTATCAATCGGCCCTCTTTGACATCTACCCGACCCTTCTTCCCAATACCACTCTCTGGCCGACCATCGGCAATCACGACACGAGCGGCGGGTTTTTCTCCAGCAAAAAAAGCGCTTACTTTGATATTTTCACCCTCCCCCAATCGGGCGAGGCGGGAGGGGTCGCTTCCGGAACCGAGGCGTATTACTCGTTCGATTACGGCAATATTCATTTTGTCTCGCTCGATTCAAATCAGAACGATCGCTCTGTCCGCGGTCCGATGTTGACCTGGCTCAAGAAAGACCTCGCCGCCAACCGCTCCGAATGGCTCATCGCGTATTGGCATCATCCCCCTTACAGTAAGGGGTCCCATAATTCCGATGTGGAGGATCAGCTGATTGATATGCGGAAGAACGCGCTGCCGATCTTAGAGGAAAGGGGGGTCGATCTGGTTCTCTCCGGCCACAGTCACTCTTACGAGCGCTCCTTTTTGATCAATGGTCATTATGGCCCTTCGAGCACCTTCACAAAAGAGATGATCCTCAATTCCGGAGACGGACGCGCCGATGGAACCGGGCCTTATGTCAAACCGGGGAAACGGGAGGGGCATCAAGGAACCGTCTATGTTGTGGCCGGAAGCGCCGGGCACACGGGCCGAGGTGATTTAAATTACCCCGCCATGTTTACCTCTCTGGGCGTGTTGGGTTCCCTCGTCCTCGATATCGATCATCACCGCCTTAATGGGACGTTCATCGACAACAGCGGCAAAATTGAAGATCATTTCACGATCGAAAAAAAATAG
- a CDS encoding DUF3309 domain-containing protein produces MGTVLLIVLILLLVGALPTWPYSAGWGYYPSGGVGLVVLILVILLLTGRL; encoded by the coding sequence ATGGGTACCGTTTTGTTAATTGTGTTGATTCTATTGCTCGTCGGCGCACTCCCCACCTGGCCTTACAGTGCCGGCTGGGGTTACTATCCAAGCGGCGGAGTCGGCTTGGTTGTTCTCATCCTGGTCATCCTATTGCTGACCGGACGGCTCTAA
- a CDS encoding CsbD family protein: MNSDQIEGNWKQFKGKIKEKWGKLTDDDIQVISGKRDTLIGKLQERYGIAKEEAEAQLKAFEEQDRAA; this comes from the coding sequence ATGAACTCGGATCAAATCGAAGGAAATTGGAAGCAGTTCAAAGGCAAAATTAAAGAGAAATGGGGAAAGTTGACCGATGACGACATCCAGGTCATCAGTGGCAAAAGGGATACGCTGATCGGCAAGTTGCAAGAGAGATATGGAATTGCCAAAGAAGAGGCGGAAGCGCAGTTGAAAGCATTCGAAGAGCAGGACCGCGCGGCTTAA
- a CDS encoding efflux RND transporter periplasmic adaptor subunit — MNLEDPESFQRIRRVRSTIALFLFIGVAGLAGCKKEVASAPPPPAPPEVAVMTVTAQNIPDDPEFIGQAESSRPVEIRSQVTGIIKQRFFQEGREVKKGDRLYQIDPVPFQAAFSSAKARVAQSDARLAQAKQNINRLRPLLNDQAVSQKEVDDAASEELTAAAVLEGAKGDLAKAQFDLDNTLILAPITGMIERTRVYEGRLVSAQSDLLTVVHQVNPIYVTVNAPESYFLQRRKEIAEKKGEQPDIYHLRGIITFSDGSTYPHEGVLDFADVVYHVETGSRQGRFVFPNPERILLPGQFLKVRVKGYTRTGAILVPQRAVQQGAKGSIVYVIGADNKVEVRDVQATAWRGDQWLMESGLKPGERVVVEGIQRIMPGATVKPVPVAENVASPPAQKLEAKKEGTR; from the coding sequence ATGAATTTGGAGGATCCTGAGTCGTTTCAGCGTATCCGGAGGGTGAGGTCAACGATCGCCCTGTTCCTTTTCATCGGAGTCGCCGGATTGGCCGGCTGCAAAAAGGAGGTTGCCTCTGCGCCCCCTCCGCCCGCTCCGCCGGAAGTGGCCGTCATGACCGTGACCGCTCAGAACATCCCGGATGATCCGGAGTTCATCGGTCAAGCGGAGTCGTCGCGGCCGGTTGAGATCCGTTCCCAGGTGACCGGCATTATCAAGCAAAGGTTTTTCCAAGAAGGCCGTGAGGTTAAGAAAGGGGACCGATTGTACCAGATCGATCCGGTTCCTTTTCAGGCCGCCTTTTCAAGCGCGAAGGCGAGGGTGGCCCAATCCGACGCCCGGTTGGCCCAGGCGAAACAGAACATCAATCGCCTCCGGCCGCTCCTCAATGATCAGGCGGTCAGCCAGAAAGAGGTCGATGACGCCGCTTCAGAGGAGCTGACCGCGGCCGCCGTGCTGGAAGGGGCTAAGGGGGATTTAGCGAAGGCGCAGTTTGATCTCGACAACACCCTCATCCTTGCCCCGATTACCGGGATGATCGAGCGGACGCGGGTGTATGAAGGGCGCCTGGTGTCGGCCCAGAGCGATCTGCTCACCGTTGTTCATCAGGTGAATCCGATTTATGTGACCGTCAACGCGCCCGAGAGCTACTTCTTGCAGCGGCGCAAAGAGATCGCGGAGAAAAAAGGAGAGCAGCCCGATATTTATCATCTCCGGGGGATCATCACTTTTTCGGACGGCAGCACCTATCCGCATGAAGGGGTGTTGGATTTTGCCGACGTCGTCTACCATGTCGAAACCGGGTCGAGACAGGGGCGGTTTGTCTTTCCGAATCCGGAGCGGATTCTCCTTCCGGGACAGTTCCTCAAAGTTCGGGTCAAGGGATACACCCGAACCGGCGCCATCCTGGTTCCTCAGCGGGCGGTGCAACAGGGGGCAAAGGGATCGATCGTCTATGTGATCGGAGCGGACAACAAAGTGGAGGTCCGCGACGTCCAGGCAACGGCCTGGAGGGGGGACCAGTGGCTGATGGAAAGCGGGCTGAAGCCGGGAGAGCGGGTGGTCGTGGAAGGGATCCAGCGGATCATGCCGGGGGCGACGGTGAAACCGGTTCCCGTGGCCGAGAACGTCGCCTCGCCGCCGGCCCAAAAGCTGGAAGCGAAGAAGGAGGGAACCCGATGA
- a CDS encoding CehA/McbA family metallohydrolase, whose product MRNKKIGRREFLSGIALGASTLAALSSFGRYSIRYSNRHLQKQIEILQRDRKAVPSLSGLLDLKGVIHLHTHLSRDSQGSPEEIFRAAGEAGLQFLMTTDHNTRRIFTEGIWGKYDDLLVIRGAELIKGGQALLAINIKEYIDGHRLSIQEAVTEIKAQGGLAFVAHPWLFKSWEVEGIDGMEIYDIADTVYAQAWKAPWLAMDVLTSWKDYPEEVFLTLLSRPDYYLSKWDRLLQKRKLVGIAGNDAHQNVRFLGRQLDPYPLDFKYVQTHLLATALEERPLLEALQAGRSYLSFGLLADATGFQFLAAKTAAGSGRMGGTVGGIIGGIIGMMGEAVPQTPGLTLTVQTPQAGEIRLYRNGEVIDKVASTRLIHPVSQKGIYRVEVSLQIEWDQYPWIISNPIYIV is encoded by the coding sequence ATGAGGAACAAAAAAATAGGACGAAGAGAATTTCTCTCCGGCATCGCGCTGGGCGCGTCCACCTTGGCCGCCCTCTCCTCTTTCGGCCGATACTCCATCCGTTATTCGAACCGGCATCTGCAAAAACAGATCGAGATCCTTCAGCGGGATCGAAAAGCCGTTCCTTCTTTGTCGGGCCTCCTCGATTTGAAGGGGGTGATCCACCTGCACACCCACCTCTCCCGCGACAGTCAGGGAAGCCCGGAGGAGATCTTTCGCGCCGCCGGGGAAGCGGGCCTCCAGTTTTTGATGACGACCGATCATAATACCCGCAGAATCTTCACGGAGGGAATTTGGGGAAAGTATGACGATCTGCTGGTGATTCGAGGGGCCGAGCTGATCAAGGGGGGACAAGCGCTGCTGGCGATCAACATCAAAGAATATATCGACGGACACCGTCTGTCGATTCAGGAGGCGGTGACGGAAATCAAAGCGCAAGGGGGATTGGCTTTTGTCGCCCATCCGTGGCTCTTTAAATCGTGGGAGGTGGAGGGGATTGATGGAATGGAAATTTATGATATCGCCGACACCGTTTATGCGCAAGCCTGGAAAGCCCCCTGGCTCGCGATGGATGTGCTGACTTCATGGAAAGATTATCCGGAGGAGGTCTTCTTAACCCTTTTGTCTCGGCCCGATTATTATTTGTCAAAATGGGACCGATTGCTCCAGAAGAGGAAACTGGTTGGGATCGCCGGAAATGACGCCCATCAAAATGTGAGGTTTCTCGGAAGACAGCTCGATCCCTATCCGCTCGACTTCAAATACGTTCAGACCCATCTCTTGGCGACGGCCCTCGAGGAACGTCCACTACTCGAAGCGCTCCAGGCCGGACGCAGTTATCTCTCTTTCGGGCTGCTGGCCGATGCGACCGGATTTCAGTTCCTCGCCGCAAAAACCGCGGCCGGTAGTGGGAGGATGGGCGGGACCGTTGGCGGGATTATTGGCGGAATTATTGGAATGATGGGAGAAGCGGTTCCCCAGACGCCCGGTCTGACACTCACCGTGCAAACCCCGCAAGCCGGAGAAATTCGGCTCTACCGCAATGGCGAGGTGATCGACAAAGTCGCCTCGACCCGCCTCATTCATCCGGTGTCGCAAAAAGGGATCTATCGGGTGGAGGTGTCGCTTCAAATCGAGTGGGATCAATACCCCTGGATCATCTCGAATCCGATCTACATTGTTTAA
- a CDS encoding DUF3187 family protein has protein sequence MGMGGNGSRGLWVVVGIFSISLLFARFAQAGEAHPCSENVGFGPIDVQGQSFYQMLHLNPTPAAPSTLPAGRWEARFSSTWVNDWALSKGHYLIDSETLQGTGRLNHAFTERFQIGVEMSFLLRGGGTLDRPIEGFHQLFGLSNMDREKFPRNRQLIEFHRNDESTFVFYRSGIDLEDTVLSSQYTLTCGGRRLPAAALNLSVSLPTGRRTNLSGTGGSDVGIALLLAKRFGDFYFYINGGYIWFGNRDFVGIPLKATKWTASSGVEYHPWQSTALILQNMINSGIAQDDVELSQFSDELNIGIEHALSQRWFLQFALIENLFHFKNSPDFGIHVGTYYRF, from the coding sequence ATGGGGATGGGAGGCAACGGCAGCAGAGGCCTTTGGGTCGTCGTGGGAATCTTTTCCATTTCCCTCCTTTTCGCCCGGTTCGCTCAGGCGGGGGAAGCGCACCCTTGTTCCGAGAACGTCGGTTTCGGACCGATCGATGTCCAGGGGCAGTCATTCTATCAAATGCTCCACCTGAATCCGACGCCGGCGGCCCCCTCTACCCTCCCGGCCGGGCGGTGGGAAGCGCGGTTTTCGTCGACCTGGGTCAATGACTGGGCCCTCTCGAAGGGGCACTACCTCATCGACAGCGAGACGCTTCAGGGAACCGGCAGACTTAACCATGCGTTCACCGAGCGGTTTCAAATCGGGGTCGAGATGTCGTTTCTTCTGAGGGGAGGGGGAACCCTCGACCGGCCGATCGAGGGGTTTCATCAACTCTTCGGACTGAGCAATATGGATCGGGAGAAGTTTCCCCGCAATCGGCAGCTGATCGAGTTCCATCGGAACGATGAATCGACGTTTGTCTTCTATCGATCGGGGATCGACTTGGAAGATACGGTGCTTTCCTCTCAATACACGCTGACCTGCGGCGGGCGCCGTCTCCCGGCGGCGGCGCTGAATCTGTCCGTCTCTCTCCCGACCGGCCGTCGCACAAACCTCTCCGGAACGGGCGGCTCCGATGTCGGGATTGCGCTGCTTCTGGCAAAACGGTTCGGAGATTTTTATTTTTACATCAACGGCGGCTATATCTGGTTCGGCAATCGTGATTTCGTCGGCATTCCGCTCAAGGCGACCAAGTGGACCGCTTCCTCCGGTGTAGAATACCACCCTTGGCAGAGCACCGCCCTTATCTTACAAAACATGATCAACTCGGGAATTGCCCAAGATGACGTGGAACTCTCCCAGTTCAGCGATGAGCTCAATATCGGTATAGAACACGCCCTCTCACAACGATGGTTCTTGCAGTTCGCGTTGATCGAAAACCTATTTCATTTTAAGAACAGCCCTGATTTTGGAATTCATGTGGGGACGTATTACCGCTTCTAG
- a CDS encoding DsbA family oxidoreductase: protein MDLEIWSDIVCPFCYIGKRHLDIALSRFEYRNEVRVTWKSFELDPSAARDPQQNVYEMLSKKYGQSLEWAKQMTEQVTQKGAAVGLYFDFDRLIRTPSFDAHRLSHLAAKHQLQDLAQERLFAAHFTDGKDIADPKVLERIGAELGLDPREVQHLLAEGDYRSEVRREEQEASSLGVTGVPFFLFNRKYAISGAQPVEVFIGAFQTVLKEQRAESNG from the coding sequence ATTGACCTGGAAATTTGGTCCGACATCGTCTGTCCGTTCTGCTATATCGGAAAGCGCCATCTCGATATCGCGTTGAGCCGGTTCGAATACCGTAATGAAGTCCGGGTGACTTGGAAGAGTTTCGAGCTCGACCCGAGCGCCGCGCGAGATCCTCAGCAGAATGTTTACGAGATGCTCTCCAAAAAGTATGGGCAGAGTCTCGAATGGGCAAAACAGATGACCGAACAGGTGACCCAAAAGGGGGCCGCCGTCGGACTGTATTTTGATTTCGACCGGCTCATTCGGACGCCTTCATTCGATGCACACCGGTTGAGTCACCTTGCCGCAAAACATCAACTCCAAGACCTGGCGCAAGAGCGTCTCTTCGCGGCGCACTTCACCGACGGCAAAGACATCGCCGATCCGAAGGTCCTGGAGCGGATCGGCGCCGAACTTGGCCTCGATCCGCGAGAGGTGCAGCATCTGCTCGCGGAAGGCGATTACCGCTCGGAAGTCCGTCGAGAGGAACAGGAGGCCTCTTCTCTCGGCGTGACAGGGGTCCCCTTTTTTCTGTTTAATCGAAAATATGCCATCTCGGGAGCGCAACCGGTAGAGGTCTTCATCGGAGCGTTTCAGACGGTGCTGAAAGAACAAAGAGCGGAATCGAACGGCTGA
- a CDS encoding beta-propeller fold lactonase family protein, whose product MKKSFLILLFLMAGWLAACGGGGSDSIGPITPTPPVAEPPAASPTVTVGIIPQKVALSVGGTQIFQVDVAGDPHPAVLWKVQEGEQGGTITPDGTYTAPDVTGTYHVVAADETDPAVFAVSEVIIEAPPPPSAPPPPSGTPPPAETPPPAETPPPPPAPQLSVTIDPPAFTLHSGERHRFTAHVSGSADVTVTWTVKEGSAGGAIQADGTYTASNTVGTYHIVATSEADPNQVASATVKVIPWVIVPRFAYAVNSISNNMSIYTVDATTGVLRKAGSIAAGDQPYTVAADPSGRFVYAGNFGGNTVSMYRVNTATGLLSATGAVNTGIGPYSIAVDPAGKFAYVVNENSSPEVWIYRIDSETGKLTVSGKIEAGTASISIAADPLGRFVYVANNISNTISVYTADSSTGTLTHVENAAAGTNPNSVAIDPSGRFAYVANYESRDVWWYQINPKTGQLTKKGTVAAGYHSFSIAIDPSGKFAYVANSATNDVSMYRIDTSTGALRSLGSIPAGEAPRSITADPSGRFVYVANLNSDNIFEYEINSISGQLTRIGEIGAGSQTRAVKVTGGRQ is encoded by the coding sequence GTGAAAAAAAGTTTCCTCATTCTATTATTCTTAATGGCTGGCTGGCTCGCAGCGTGTGGTGGAGGGGGGTCCGATTCAATCGGCCCGATTACGCCTACGCCCCCGGTTGCAGAACCCCCCGCGGCGTCTCCAACTGTCACGGTCGGCATCATTCCGCAGAAGGTCGCGCTTTCTGTCGGGGGGACACAGATCTTTCAGGTCGATGTCGCCGGAGATCCCCATCCCGCCGTGCTCTGGAAGGTACAAGAGGGGGAGCAAGGGGGGACGATTACCCCCGATGGTACCTACACCGCCCCCGACGTAACTGGAACCTACCATGTCGTCGCAGCCGATGAGACCGATCCGGCCGTCTTCGCCGTCAGCGAGGTGATCATTGAAGCGCCGCCTCCTCCGTCAGCGCCGCCGCCACCATCAGGGACGCCACCACCAGCAGAGACGCCACCACCAGCAGAGACGCCACCGCCGCCACCTGCGCCGCAGCTCTCTGTGACAATTGACCCTCCGGCCTTCACGCTCCATTCAGGGGAGCGCCACCGCTTCACGGCGCATGTGTCGGGGAGTGCCGATGTAACGGTTACTTGGACGGTCAAAGAAGGTTCCGCCGGCGGGGCGATTCAAGCCGACGGCACTTATACCGCCTCCAACACGGTCGGGACGTATCACATCGTCGCGACGAGTGAAGCGGATCCAAACCAAGTCGCTTCGGCAACGGTGAAAGTGATTCCCTGGGTCATCGTTCCGCGGTTTGCTTATGCGGTGAATTCCATTTCAAATAATATGTCGATCTATACGGTCGATGCGACCACCGGCGTGCTGCGGAAAGCCGGCTCCATCGCCGCAGGAGATCAGCCCTATACGGTCGCAGCCGATCCGTCGGGACGGTTCGTCTATGCGGGGAATTTTGGAGGGAACACGGTCTCGATGTATCGCGTCAATACTGCGACGGGACTCCTCAGCGCGACCGGGGCGGTCAATACCGGCATTGGACCCTACTCAATCGCGGTCGATCCGGCCGGAAAATTTGCCTATGTGGTAAACGAAAACTCCTCTCCCGAAGTCTGGATCTATCGAATCGATTCGGAGACTGGAAAGCTGACCGTGTCGGGAAAGATCGAAGCCGGAACGGCCTCGATCTCGATCGCCGCCGATCCGCTCGGCCGATTCGTCTATGTCGCGAATAACATTTCCAACACGATCTCCGTTTATACTGCCGATTCCTCGACCGGGACGTTGACCCATGTCGAAAACGCGGCGGCGGGAACGAATCCGAATTCGGTGGCGATCGACCCCTCCGGTCGATTTGCGTATGTGGCCAACTACGAGTCGCGCGATGTCTGGTGGTATCAGATCAACCCGAAGACCGGCCAGCTGACGAAGAAGGGGACCGTTGCGGCGGGCTATCATTCTTTCTCGATCGCCATCGATCCTTCCGGAAAATTTGCTTATGTGGCGAATTCGGCCACCAATGATGTCTCGATGTATCGGATCGACACCAGCACCGGTGCCTTAAGGAGTCTCGGGTCGATCCCGGCCGGAGAGGCGCCGCGGTCGATCACCGCCGATCCTTCCGGCCGCTTCGTTTATGTCGCGAACCTGAATTCCGACAATATCTTCGAATACGAGATTAATTCGATCAGTGGGCAATTAACCCGGATTGGGGAAATCGGTGCCGGCAGTCAAACGCGGGCCGTCAAAGTAACCGGCGGCCGCCAGTGA
- a CDS encoding DUF3562 domain-containing protein codes for MAMVKYYEDDKEQARHFSAKQRLARELRIPLEEIGALYERILKELRKQARIKEFLSILVSRRVRDLLRPKKAA; via the coding sequence ATGGCGATGGTCAAATATTACGAGGATGACAAGGAACAGGCCCGCCATTTTTCCGCAAAACAAAGGCTGGCGAGAGAGCTGCGGATTCCGCTGGAGGAGATCGGCGCGCTCTATGAGAGGATATTAAAGGAGCTCAGGAAGCAGGCTCGGATTAAAGAATTTTTATCCATCCTTGTAAGCCGGCGGGTGAGAGACCTCCTGCGTCCCAAGAAGGCAGCATAA
- a CDS encoding MarR family transcriptional regulator produces the protein MFLFIQIGNHIERRLEEALSQVGLSLPKYGALTQLMKAGEPLPLSELAAQMTCVRSNITQLVDRLEADGLVLRVEDPKDRRSIRAAVTKLGRERQAAGARRVGAIKDEVAKAFSEVDSKTLKQGLDLLK, from the coding sequence ATGTTCCTATTTATCCAGATCGGAAATCACATTGAGAGGAGACTTGAAGAAGCCTTGAGTCAGGTCGGACTGTCATTGCCGAAATATGGGGCGCTTACGCAACTGATGAAGGCCGGTGAGCCGCTCCCTTTGAGTGAGCTTGCCGCACAGATGACCTGCGTCCGATCCAACATCACCCAGCTGGTCGACCGGCTGGAGGCCGACGGGCTCGTCCTCCGTGTGGAGGACCCGAAAGACCGTCGGAGTATCAGGGCGGCTGTGACCAAGCTCGGTCGGGAGCGCCAGGCCGCCGGTGCGCGGCGAGTCGGAGCGATAAAAGACGAAGTTGCAAAGGCATTTTCCGAAGTCGATTCCAAGACGCTGAAGCAGGGGCTGGACCTCTTGAAGTAA